A single genomic interval of Peribacillus sp. FSL H8-0477 harbors:
- a CDS encoding sensor histidine kinase — MKKSSVVLKLFMVTLICFSLFYSLLLLSQVLFFEKFYFENKIGQLSKNLKTLGPILSKHAEDEGKTAELTGEFMNQNNAALSLLNKDFTNQPLYSYRIELLADGENKTILLSGEGIQLNDVPSQIKHGDSLRVDGFYLDEAETIIQPVTLSAPSTVPPEQELVTIEGTVTNYTLPKNRSFNAYFQDSLNQEILRSWMNIMPDKDSLNNETIQYKWTDQWSGIPYILLIQKIRLNGDPYYLAASTTLQPVDEAVETIQHYFLYFAAFGIILLVIISGFYSRILSKPLISLSQTARRMADLDFSIKTPSHSTDEFGALSASLQKMSDNLKATLEELETANRQLHKDMDKKQELLQLHKEFTGNVSHELKTPLGIIKGFAEGLQDGVAEHKKERYLSHILHEIDHMNEIIMDLLLLSKYEAEAVQLHIRSFSVSHLINLVRDTFIQQLAQKSLEVVITNHTHGIVQADQKRIEQVLVNLLSNAIAHASPPSSIYVTLLHIADEIEIRIKNKGERIPINQLERIWEKFYRIEYSRSRKSGGTGLGLAIVSQILHLHGRSFGAENTADGVVFFFRLKESERDTNE; from the coding sequence ATGAAGAAAAGCTCTGTTGTTCTAAAGCTATTTATGGTTACACTTATCTGTTTTTCCCTCTTTTATTCTCTTCTTCTGCTCAGCCAAGTTTTATTTTTCGAGAAATTTTACTTTGAAAATAAGATCGGCCAATTAAGTAAAAACCTAAAAACACTCGGTCCTATTCTCTCGAAGCACGCGGAAGATGAAGGCAAGACAGCTGAATTAACAGGAGAATTTATGAACCAAAATAATGCAGCACTTTCCCTGCTAAATAAGGATTTTACCAACCAGCCTTTATATTCCTATCGGATCGAACTGCTGGCAGACGGTGAGAACAAGACCATATTACTTTCTGGAGAGGGCATTCAATTAAATGATGTACCTAGCCAGATTAAACATGGGGATAGTCTACGTGTTGACGGATTCTATCTGGACGAAGCAGAAACCATTATTCAACCTGTTACGCTGTCTGCCCCGTCTACTGTGCCGCCAGAGCAAGAATTAGTAACGATTGAGGGCACGGTGACTAATTATACACTACCTAAAAACCGATCGTTTAACGCATACTTTCAGGATAGTTTAAACCAAGAAATCTTACGCAGCTGGATGAATATAATGCCCGACAAAGATTCGTTGAATAATGAAACGATTCAATACAAATGGACCGATCAATGGAGCGGTATCCCCTATATTCTGCTTATCCAGAAAATTAGACTTAACGGAGATCCCTATTATCTAGCTGCCTCCACAACGCTTCAGCCAGTGGATGAAGCGGTCGAAACCATTCAACACTATTTTCTGTATTTTGCAGCTTTCGGCATTATCCTGCTTGTTATTATTTCAGGCTTTTACTCACGTATTCTATCTAAACCGTTAATATCTTTGAGCCAAACCGCACGACGTATGGCTGATCTCGATTTTTCTATCAAGACTCCTTCTCATTCAACTGATGAATTCGGGGCTCTCTCCGCTAGTCTTCAGAAGATGTCCGATAACTTGAAAGCGACATTAGAAGAGTTAGAGACTGCTAATCGACAGCTGCATAAGGATATGGATAAAAAACAGGAACTCTTACAGCTGCACAAAGAATTCACCGGTAATGTCTCACATGAATTAAAAACGCCGCTTGGAATTATCAAAGGATTTGCAGAGGGACTTCAAGATGGAGTAGCTGAACATAAAAAAGAACGCTACCTCTCTCATATCCTGCATGAGATCGATCATATGAATGAAATCATCATGGACTTACTTTTGTTATCAAAATATGAGGCGGAAGCTGTTCAGCTTCATATAAGGTCCTTTTCCGTCAGTCACTTAATCAACCTTGTACGCGATACATTCATTCAACAACTTGCTCAGAAATCCCTAGAGGTTGTGATCACCAATCATACACATGGAATTGTCCAGGCTGATCAAAAAAGAATCGAACAAGTTCTCGTCAATCTGTTAAGCAATGCCATAGCCCATGCCTCTCCTCCGTCATCCATCTATGTCACTCTATTACACATAGCAGATGAAATTGAGATTCGTATTAAAAATAAAGGCGAACGAATTCCTATCAACCAATTGGAGCGGATTTGGGAAAAATTTTACCGAATCGAATACTCGAGAAGCCGTAAATCCGGAGGTACCGGTTTAGGTCTGGCTATTGTCAGTCAAATCTTACATCTTCATGGCCGATCTTTTGGGGCAGAAAACACAGCCGATGGAGTCGTCTTTTTCTTTAGATTAAAAGAAAGCGAGAGGGATACAAATGAATAG
- a CDS encoding amidohydrolase, with product MNHKTITKSILEHTEELTALRRKLHSEPELSWQEVNTTAFICSYLENLGIPYRKTNPTGVIATIEGGLKGKIVALRGDMDALSVEEINTDLPYASKEKGKMHACGHDAHTSMLLIAAKVLNEIKDELPGSVRLVFQPAEEVATGAKELVKQGAMERVDNVFGLHIWSQMPTGKVSCNPGPSFASADIFNVTFKGKGGHGAIPQDCIDAAVVASSFVMNVQSVVSRTIDPQKPAVLTVGKMVAGTRFNVIAENALIEGTVRCFDNDTRIHIEKQLKRYAEQTASIYGATAQVEYIRGTQAVSNDTYSARLVQKVASEAFGEDSIYDEKPTMGGEDFSFYLDVVPGCFALVGCGNHEKDTEWSHHHGRFNIDEDALVVGAELYAQYAWFYLNE from the coding sequence TTGAATCATAAAACGATAACAAAATCGATACTAGAACACACAGAAGAATTAACTGCTCTTCGCCGTAAGTTACATAGTGAGCCGGAGCTTTCCTGGCAAGAAGTAAATACTACAGCATTTATTTGTTCGTATTTAGAAAACTTAGGGATTCCCTATCGTAAAACGAATCCAACAGGAGTAATTGCCACCATCGAAGGGGGTCTTAAAGGAAAAATAGTTGCGTTAAGGGGAGATATGGACGCTTTATCTGTAGAAGAAATAAATACAGACCTGCCATACGCTTCGAAAGAAAAGGGAAAAATGCACGCCTGTGGTCATGATGCCCATACTTCGATGCTTCTTATAGCGGCTAAGGTGTTAAACGAAATCAAGGATGAGCTTCCTGGCAGCGTTCGTTTGGTATTTCAACCTGCTGAAGAAGTGGCAACTGGTGCTAAAGAGTTGGTTAAACAAGGAGCCATGGAGAGAGTAGACAATGTTTTTGGTCTGCATATTTGGTCTCAGATGCCGACTGGAAAAGTTTCGTGTAATCCGGGGCCTTCATTTGCATCAGCGGATATCTTCAATGTCACATTTAAAGGCAAAGGCGGACATGGAGCAATTCCACAAGATTGTATAGATGCAGCGGTTGTTGCTTCTTCATTTGTGATGAATGTTCAATCGGTCGTATCAAGAACAATTGATCCGCAAAAACCTGCTGTTCTAACGGTTGGGAAGATGGTAGCTGGAACGCGTTTTAACGTTATTGCTGAAAATGCTTTAATAGAGGGTACTGTACGATGCTTTGACAATGATACACGTATTCATATTGAAAAACAGCTCAAGCGGTATGCTGAACAGACAGCAAGCATATATGGTGCAACGGCTCAAGTGGAATATATCAGAGGTACACAAGCTGTCAGTAATGATACATATAGTGCAAGGCTCGTGCAGAAGGTTGCTTCTGAAGCGTTTGGCGAAGATAGTATATATGATGAAAAGCCTACGATGGGCGGCGAAGATTTTAGTTTCTATTTAGATGTAGTTCCAGGCTGCTTCGCGTTAGTCGGCTGCGGAAACCATGAAAAAGATACAGAATGGTCTCATCACCACGGCAGATTTAATATTGATGAGGATGCACTCGTGGTTGGAGCAGAGCTCTATGCACAATATGCTTGGTTTTATCTAAACGAATAG
- a CDS encoding SAM hydrolase/SAM-dependent halogenase family protein translates to MTNLLVFQSDFGISDGAVSAMYGVALSVNKELKISDITHDIPPFNVWEGSYRLLQTVPYWPNGTVFVSVVDPGVGCDRRSIVVKTTDEQYIVTPDNGTLTHLKKKVGITAVRMIDETVNRLPRSGESYTFHGRDVYAYTGARLAAGVIEFEEVGPEVSVNSLVEFPLVDSYLSNNRITGIIEILDIRFGNLWTNIPRSIFNQLEVEIGEKVTVEIESGNQQVYAHSMTYGRSFADSSLGEALIYVNSLDNMGIALNQASFAKTYKIGTGSTWEITIVKEK, encoded by the coding sequence ATGACTAATCTATTGGTTTTTCAGTCAGATTTTGGAATTAGTGATGGTGCAGTTAGTGCAATGTATGGGGTGGCTTTATCAGTAAATAAAGAACTGAAAATCAGTGATATTACCCACGATATTCCCCCGTTTAACGTTTGGGAAGGGTCCTATCGTCTGTTACAGACTGTACCATATTGGCCTAACGGTACGGTTTTTGTTTCAGTTGTTGATCCAGGAGTAGGCTGTGACCGCCGAAGTATTGTCGTCAAGACAACGGATGAACAATATATTGTGACACCAGATAACGGAACACTCACCCATCTAAAGAAAAAGGTTGGAATCACAGCTGTCCGCATGATAGATGAGACAGTTAATCGTCTGCCGCGTTCTGGTGAGTCCTATACGTTTCATGGCCGTGACGTATATGCATATACGGGCGCTAGGCTTGCAGCAGGTGTCATTGAGTTTGAAGAGGTAGGTCCTGAAGTTTCGGTTAATTCGCTAGTGGAATTCCCACTTGTTGATTCATATCTAAGTAATAATCGTATTACAGGGATTATTGAAATTCTCGATATACGCTTCGGTAATCTATGGACAAATATCCCTCGAAGTATATTTAACCAATTAGAGGTTGAGATTGGCGAGAAGGTCACTGTTGAGATAGAAAGCGGGAATCAACAGGTCTATGCTCATTCTATGACATATGGAAGATCCTTTGCTGATAGTTCGTTAGGGGAAGCGCTAATTTATGTCAATTCACTTGATAATATGGGGATTGCACTTAACCAAGCTTCTTTTGCGAAGACATATAAGATTGGAACGGGAAGCACTTGGGAGATTACCATAGTTAAAGAAAAGTAA
- the rlmN gene encoding 23S rRNA (adenine(2503)-C(2))-methyltransferase RlmN — translation MRKESIYGLTFEQLTEWLMEHGHKKYRATQVWDYLYRKRATDFSEMTDVNTDCIQVLADNFSIQTLTEHVKQESADGTVKFLFKLKDGNLIETVLMKHKYGLSVCVTTQVGCNIGCSFCASGLLAKNRDLSGGEIVEQIMNVQLYLDKKEQDEHVSHIVVMGIGEPFDNFENMLDFIHVVTDRKGLAIAARRITVSTSGLANKLYEFTDAQLQVNLAISLHAPNNELRTKIMKINRAFPIEKLMEALDYYLAKTNRRITIEYILLKDLNDHPEEAEQLADLLDNKKQRVYVNLIPYNPVDEHSQYQRSDQESVLAFYDTLKKRGVNCKIRQEHGTDIDAACGQLRSKQMKKAEAN, via the coding sequence ATGAGGAAAGAGTCCATTTATGGATTAACATTTGAACAACTGACCGAGTGGCTAATGGAACACGGACATAAAAAATATAGAGCGACACAAGTTTGGGACTATCTATATCGGAAGCGGGCAACTGATTTCAGTGAAATGACTGATGTAAATACTGACTGTATTCAGGTGTTGGCTGATAACTTTTCCATTCAAACACTGACAGAGCATGTTAAGCAGGAATCTGCGGATGGAACGGTTAAGTTTTTATTTAAGCTGAAGGATGGCAATTTAATTGAGACAGTTCTAATGAAACATAAATATGGTCTCTCTGTTTGTGTGACGACGCAGGTTGGATGTAATATTGGCTGCAGCTTCTGTGCGAGCGGATTATTAGCCAAGAACCGCGACTTATCGGGCGGAGAGATTGTTGAACAGATTATGAATGTACAACTTTATTTGGATAAAAAAGAACAGGATGAGCACGTCAGTCATATTGTTGTAATGGGCATTGGCGAGCCATTTGATAACTTTGAAAATATGCTGGATTTCATTCATGTTGTGACCGACCGAAAAGGCTTAGCAATTGCTGCAAGAAGGATTACGGTGTCCACGAGCGGTTTGGCTAACAAGCTGTATGAATTTACGGATGCCCAACTGCAGGTTAACCTTGCGATTTCACTTCATGCACCGAATAATGAGCTGAGAACGAAAATTATGAAAATCAATCGTGCATTTCCAATTGAAAAACTGATGGAAGCACTTGATTATTACTTAGCTAAGACAAATCGTAGAATCACGATTGAATATATTTTATTGAAGGATTTAAACGATCACCCAGAAGAAGCTGAGCAGCTTGCCGATCTTCTAGATAATAAAAAACAGCGTGTGTATGTTAATCTGATTCCCTATAACCCAGTTGATGAACATAGTCAGTATCAACGCAGTGACCAAGAATCAGTTCTAGCGTTTTATGATACATTGAAAAAAAGAGGCGTAAACTGCAAAATTCGTCAGGAGCATGGTACGGATATCGATGCAGCTTGCGGACAGCTTCGTAGTAAGCAAATGAAAAAAGCGGAAGCAAACTAA
- a CDS encoding phosphate starvation-inducible protein PhoH — protein sequence MTQLRDILYLDPGHAFGLQNRTNSFIQENFTQIDQYMFDKVDLEPFKCLFFHDFIDQEYLYIHKEKIASFLEKGRVVIFCGHLFKEWLPGCSLFTPKTINSFADYTISKAIEHPIFEGVEPEDMTFNKGVAGFFARGTHSPVPSQAEVLLNLPGMPITYIDRNTTRGTILVHAGRDLFSHRMQNKSTDRISTQLLQWVQDEFESIRGEKQ from the coding sequence TTGACGCAGCTTAGAGATATCTTATATTTAGATCCAGGTCATGCATTTGGATTACAGAATCGTACTAATTCATTTATACAAGAAAACTTTACACAAATTGATCAGTACATGTTTGATAAGGTAGACTTAGAACCATTTAAATGTCTATTCTTTCATGACTTTATTGATCAAGAATACCTCTATATACATAAAGAGAAGATTGCTTCCTTTTTAGAGAAAGGAAGGGTAGTTATTTTTTGTGGACACTTATTCAAAGAATGGCTGCCGGGCTGTTCACTCTTTACGCCGAAAACCATCAATAGTTTTGCGGATTATACCATTTCAAAAGCAATAGAGCATCCGATATTTGAAGGTGTAGAGCCAGAAGATATGACTTTTAATAAAGGGGTTGCCGGCTTTTTTGCACGAGGCACACATTCACCCGTTCCAAGTCAGGCTGAAGTCCTGCTTAACCTTCCAGGGATGCCGATTACCTATATCGATCGAAACACGACCAGAGGAACCATTTTAGTTCATGCTGGGCGGGATCTTTTTTCTCATCGGATGCAAAATAAATCAACTGACCGTATAAGTACACAGCTTCTTCAATGGGTACAAGATGAATTTGAGTCAATAAGGGGAGAAAAACAATGA
- a CDS encoding ABC transporter substrate-binding protein: MKRKFIISTASLLFLLAGCSDADTSKDLEPTKESKLVVDELDREVTIPSKLDSVVMGSILPYFSTWYIATNSTDEITGIHPNSYNAASHSILKDISPSILDAKTNFIENGEVNIEQLMSLNPQVYFEIANQEKTINKLEETGITTVALDTNTTSLNPLDTLNRWLTLTGEITGTTDRPNEIIKEGEENQKMINETLAEVDEKEKPRVMVLQYHSNGEISVAGTGMHGNRWLDATGGIDVAAKDIEGIKAVNMEQIYKWNPDIIYITNFTETQPDDLYNNTFSSQDWSQVKAVQDKKVYKMPLGIYRWYPPSGDAPLMLKWMAQHNYPDRFDYDMGEEIKDYYSRFYNYKLNNEQVQQILNPPSEAAKY, encoded by the coding sequence ATGAAGAGGAAATTTATTATATCCACCGCATCTCTACTGTTTTTGTTAGCAGGCTGCAGCGATGCAGATACATCTAAAGATCTTGAACCAACCAAAGAATCAAAGTTAGTAGTTGATGAATTAGATCGTGAGGTCACGATCCCTTCAAAACTCGACTCTGTCGTAATGGGAAGTATTCTACCATACTTTTCAACATGGTATATCGCAACCAACTCTACAGACGAGATCACAGGAATTCATCCAAATTCATATAACGCAGCCTCACATTCAATTTTGAAAGATATATCACCATCCATTCTCGACGCTAAAACCAATTTTATTGAGAACGGCGAAGTAAATATTGAACAGTTGATGTCGCTAAATCCTCAAGTGTATTTTGAAATTGCTAACCAAGAGAAAACAATTAATAAACTTGAAGAGACAGGCATTACCACTGTAGCTCTAGATACAAATACAACTTCTTTAAATCCGCTTGATACATTAAATCGCTGGTTAACATTAACTGGTGAGATCACTGGAACAACGGATCGCCCTAATGAAATTATTAAAGAGGGTGAAGAAAACCAGAAAATGATTAATGAAACACTTGCTGAGGTGGATGAAAAAGAAAAGCCTCGGGTGATGGTCCTTCAATATCATAGTAATGGTGAAATATCTGTTGCTGGAACAGGTATGCATGGAAATCGCTGGTTAGATGCTACAGGTGGAATTGATGTTGCAGCTAAAGACATCGAAGGAATAAAAGCCGTAAACATGGAACAAATTTATAAATGGAATCCAGATATTATCTATATTACAAACTTCACCGAGACACAGCCGGATGATTTGTATAATAACACTTTTTCTAGTCAAGACTGGAGCCAAGTAAAGGCAGTTCAAGACAAAAAAGTATATAAAATGCCCCTTGGAATCTACCGCTGGTATCCACCAAGTGGAGATGCTCCTTTAATGCTTAAATGGATGGCTCAACATAACTATCCAGATCGTTTTGATTATGACATGGGTGAGGAAATTAAAGACTACTATTCACGATTCTATAATTATAAGTTGAACAATGAACAAGTTCAGCAAATCTTAAACCCTCCCTCAGAAGCAGCAAAATATTAA
- a CDS encoding FecCD family ABC transporter permease — protein sequence MKSKFIKFSLWTLPLIFGLISISIGRFEVGFIVQIKILLSQLFPIEQTWSAMEETVVMNIRLPRILLAMLIGGGLSIAGAAFQGMFANPLVSPDILGVSAGAGFGASIGILLFGTGITMQLFSLVMGMAAIGFTFLIGGSKREMPIFMLVLAGVVTSALFQALISLVKFLADPEEKLPSITYWLMGSLGTASYSDLFIGGPLILTGIIILYVVRWRLNILSLSDEEAKSLGISVMKMKWLVIIGATLITSAAVAIAGIIGWVGLIIPHIARMLVGSNNQYVLPASVSIGAMYLLMIDNLARSLTSAEIPLSILTAIVGAPFFAYLLRKTGGGWN from the coding sequence ATGAAATCCAAGTTTATAAAATTTTCACTTTGGACGCTGCCCTTAATATTTGGTCTTATCTCGATTAGTATCGGACGTTTTGAAGTCGGTTTTATCGTACAGATCAAAATATTACTTTCACAGCTATTTCCTATTGAACAAACCTGGTCCGCTATGGAAGAAACAGTGGTCATGAATATAAGGTTACCGCGAATTTTACTTGCGATGCTTATTGGCGGCGGATTATCCATTGCGGGTGCAGCTTTCCAAGGAATGTTTGCTAATCCATTAGTCAGCCCTGACATTCTAGGTGTTTCGGCTGGAGCAGGGTTTGGTGCGTCCATTGGTATTTTATTATTTGGTACTGGGATTACCATGCAACTATTTTCTCTAGTAATGGGTATGGCAGCGATTGGATTCACATTCCTGATTGGCGGTTCTAAACGTGAAATGCCTATTTTTATGCTGGTCTTGGCAGGAGTCGTAACAAGTGCCTTATTTCAGGCTCTCATATCATTAGTCAAATTCCTAGCTGATCCCGAGGAAAAACTCCCATCCATTACCTACTGGCTGATGGGAAGCCTTGGAACAGCTAGTTATTCTGACTTATTTATAGGCGGACCACTCATTTTAACCGGAATTATCATATTATATGTTGTACGATGGCGGTTAAATATCTTATCTCTTTCTGATGAAGAAGCGAAGTCACTTGGGATATCAGTCATGAAAATGAAATGGCTCGTCATTATCGGCGCTACATTAATAACATCTGCAGCTGTTGCGATAGCTGGAATTATCGGCTGGGTTGGCCTGATCATTCCTCACATCGCTCGGATGCTTGTTGGCAGTAACAATCAATATGTATTACCTGCATCCGTCTCTATAGGTGCGATGTACTTATTGATGATTGATAACTTAGCGAGAAGTTTAACCTCAGCAGAAATCC